TTCCACctcactttctctctctacactttctctctctacaatcCACCACCAACATCACAATATTTACTATTTTATCACCATGTCTGCTCAAGAAGACGACTGGGTTCAGCTCGCTTTCACCGACGACACTCTCGTCGTTCAGCTCCTCTCCGCCCTTAAACAAACCGTCTCTTCTTCCTCTCTGTCCCCGCCGCAGCAACCGTATAAAGCTTTTTCTCCGGCGTTGAAAATTGACTGGAGCGTTAGACAGCGGCGGTCCAAGCAAATTTCTAGGAAGAAAAGTGACGCGGCTACCCGTGCTAGTCCTACCACGCCGCTTTCTTGGAGCGGCGGCACTTCCTCCGTCAGCGGCGGTGGATTTGAAGAGTCGTCTTGTTTACCTGCTACCAATAAAACTGTTGACACCGCGAGATCTAAGGTttgttttgccattttttgctgctgttttatttttttgagaacGGTTTGACTCGGCGACTCGGTTTGGTCTATTTGGTGTCATTTATTTCTAAATTGACGAAACTGACCCTTCATGAGCTGGTTATTTACTTTCTTATTCATTACGACCATCAATATTTTGCTTCTCTTTTAATTTAGGAATGTTTAATTTCACATCCTGACAATTATACCCTTAATTTTCCGGATCGGGAAATTCATCGGCCATCGGATTTGTTTCCTTTGACTGAAATGCCCTTTTCTTTCAAACTTTTGACTtcctattataaaaaaaatccaatctgtcatcaatattttgaaaaatatatctCTAATTCATTAACAAAAAAGACTATAAAAGCCCTTATCCTAAAGGTTAATTCCGTCCAAAAAGATAAATTTGCAGGAATCTAAGTGTTTTGTCGGGTAAGTACACACTACCTGATCTTTCACATTACAGCAAAACGACGATTCTGTCCTTAACGAGAGTCAAACTTTAGTTGGCAGATTTTCCGAATTTCCATAGTTTGAAAAAgtgaatttgtttttaaataataagggCAGTTTGGGGAAAGCGTAAAAGTGAATTATGAGCTGATAAATCGGTGGCGTGTATTCGTGGCAAATAGTGTCTGCGTGTAGTTTGGTGTGGGCTAATAAAGTGTAGTTAGTGGTTACGGAGGGCAAATGATTTGGTGTAGGCAGCCGCAGTTCTCCACTTACTACGGGCGCACTTAAAtttgaaatagaaaaacaatttGTCTTTTCTCACGTGACAGCATTTTGCATGACAGCTCAATCTCGACCCTTCCTTTTTTTGCTTTCAGTAAACAAATCTGTAAATAGCCTCGTGTCATCAGCTGATTGGCCGCTATgattctttttcaaaatttctgacacacttttttcttttaaacgaAGGGTCAATGTAGCTCTCAAATTTAAATTCGGGCtcaaataaatacattttaacttatttgaatCAATTAGATCCGAACTTCTGTTTTCAGGTTAGATAAGTCGTTTcaagttatttttaattttattgtcaataaattctcttaatttaggtcaaataatttcaaaatgCAGATTTATACACAGAGACACAAATTTAAAGATTAATGACTAATTGATCAATTTGACCTCGAAGACACAAATTAGGGATCtaattgatctaaaaaaaattaaatttacttaTTTGTTACTACGATATAGAAGTTTAAGGGTACTCATACGTTTCAATAatacattaaaataattataatttggttGGGGAAGGTAATTTATGTTATTAGGTGAGAATTGGTTTGgaaaaaaagattttaaaaaattgagtcTTTTTTAGGAGTGGGACCAcatttttgccaaatatatgGGTTATAGCTGATTTGGTGGTTTATTGTTATTCTTTTACCTAACTCTAAGATGGGTTTTCTGAAAAAAGAAtaacattttttcatttaattggGCATGGTTGGATTCAAATTCCGTACTTTTTGGGTCTAAATACGCTTTCAGTAGTATAAATGGAGTTATTCTAGTTGGGTTCTTGAAAAAATTAGAGGGTTGAACATTGAAGTGTGAAATCACGTGGCAATAAGAAGACAGGAATTGTCAGGAGCGTGCCGTGAGACCATTTATTGTGGCGTGTCGGCTAAGTGGGTAAAGGAAAAGCTTACTTAGTCTGGCTTGGACTGTTCTTGTGGACATGAAGTGAAATTTCAAGGAACTTTCTTTGCGTTTTCGTTTGTTTTTGTCTGCATTTCTTTTTGGAAAACTAATTTGTTATCTAGCTACCAAAAATATATGATTTGGGGATGGGGAAATTCATCTCTGTCTAGCTACATGTTTGTGTTTGAATGTGTAAATTGTATTTGTTCATTGATTGAATGTCTTATTTGCAATGTGCAGGTTGCTGTTACTAATGAGACGCAAACGACAAAGCGGTCGAGAAAGAAGAGGGTATTAGTTTTGTTCATTAATCTTTAGAAAGTATGTagcttttaaaaaaatgaattgtaAAATGATATTTCTGTTATTAAActgttatttgtttttgtttggtgGCAGACTTTACATGAGCTTAAAGAAGAGGAGAGTTTCCTGTTGACGGAAAGGATTAGTTTGAAAAATGTATGTATTGGATTACGTCTTTCTTTTTcactttcaacttttttaagGCATTGATCTGATTAGTGTTTACTTAATCAAATACTAATCTTCTTCTTTTGTTGAGCAGCTACTGGATACCTTGCGTCTCACTGTAGAGAATCAGAGAGCTGAAAATGAAAGCTTGAAGAGATTGAAGGTCAGCATCTTGTTTTCTTATTATTTGATCTCTACTGTATCTCCAGTAGATAGTTTTATAAGAATTGCACCTAAAATGAAGCAAAATGTGTTATTCTTACTTATTTATACCTCTAAGGCTACATTTTTGTTCATGAGTGCTGCCTGGTATATATAATTCTCCATTTACTTGCTTTGTGCACTCACCATCGGAAACCCTGTAATTAGTAAGTCTGGGATACTAAACTGAATCCTAAGAGCTCGTAACTCTAACATGTTAACTGGACTTCATGTTTTTCTGTTCTGAACTGCATTATGTGTTTGCGAATCCTAATGTCCATGTAGTCTGTACATTGCTGCTTTGATGTAAGTGCCCCATTGGGGACTCTCCTCAGTTTGTTGAAGGCATTTATCTGGGAGGTCTGTTGCTAGTTTTCCCAGTGGTATCAATTTATCACTCTGTAAAACAATATAATTCTAAGGCAGTTGCTTCCACgttatttttctttctatgcCAGTGCTTCAACATAgactttcaaatattttatcacttACAATTTGTTTTCATTGTTTGAGAAACTCTCTAGTACTTCTGATAAGCATTTGGTTGATTTTCTCTGTTGTCTAATCCCTACTTGGAAAATGCTGTgctattcattttaaattttcctACGCAAGTTATTTCATAAAAACCTGCCCAGGACCAACAGGGatgtaaaattttaactatTTCTTACAGGTCGATTTGCTGTCAAGGCAGACACCACACATAATTAGAGCTGCAGTTAAAGCTGAGGAAATCCATTCACTTACATCAAAGCAAATAAACTTATCACATTCGATGAGTCAGTTAACTGCAGCATGCAATAAACTCGAGACATTTTCGTCAGATGCAACCTTCCAGAAACAAGAAGATGGAGATAGTAAGTCCGGGTTTATGCTACCGGACCTAAATGTAGCCGTGGAAGATTACTCAGGCACCGATATATTATGTGGAATAAGCTGAGAAGAATCAGTTGGATACTGATAGTAAATTTTATGTGAAATGAGGCCTAACAAGTAGCACAGATGTAAGTAGTAAAATTACTGCCTTCACTGCATaagtttgttgtttttttatacCGAAGGTACTGAGGGTAGTGTAGAGATCCTAATCATTAGTTCACAGTTTTAGATTCTTTACTTAGGCAGATTTCTACATTCTTCCAAATTCTTTGGGGCAAAACCCTCATTCCTTCTGTTTTCTTCttttagaaattataaacacataaattgtaattttttctaTAGATAATCAGACatttttggtattatttgagTTCAATCACACTTGTTTCTTCAAATGCTTGCGGTTATGaggtgtaaataataaaatggtATGTATAGCTGTAGCCTGTATGTGAAGTTAGAAATTTGTTTGATGATCTTAATGCATATAATCTGATGTTTAAGGCCATCTCCAACAACACACCAAATTGCCAATTTGGTGTGCAAATCCTCTCCAATAGTACTTTATATCCAACTTTATTATAGTGTACCTTActtttttttactctatataTAGAGTCGCTCtattatagtgtattttaaAATAGAGTACTTTTGGAGAACAAAATAGAGTATTCTATTTTACTTttggttttctattttattataaatttcattattaaacATTTGTTAGTTTTTGTTACAATATAGTCCAAATTAAGAATGTTTGATttaatcggaaatttaaatatgtaatattaagtaatttttttgtattaattaattgaactctttataaataaaatatatttaatgttttttattatttaattaatattttttaaattagcaaACATagttaaaaatacatatataaacatatttagtaaatatattattaaaattaataatatattttattataaataaatatataaatatatgttgtaAGTGTTGAATAGTTCATGAGTGTaagtataaaatgtttaaaattttattatttaggaatatgctgagaatatttttttagagtgaaaaataaagttagttgTTGGAGTGTAAATCCAAAACTAGCTTTAACAAAAATAGGCCGTTCTTTTTTGAAGGGTGATACTTGGTAATTGAATTTTATGaatctagatttttttttgtttaaagtgGGCAAGGTAATAATAAAAGTTTatgattcaaaataataaaaataattttatttgtataaattctttttcattaaaaaatttcttaaaattacTCTCGATAAAATCAttctatttaaataatttttatatttatttaagttttataaaaattgataaaatataaattttaggatAAAGAGTAaattatctatatattatataattgagaggaccaacggagctctCACATTGATTCTAACCAAATAGAGCATTTTTGTAGTctccaactttattaaaatacttattttatttttattgtttttaaagaGTCTTCAACAAACTGCttatctttaataattaaacctattttaatttttattcattatcTTTGTTCTAGCTAGGATTACTATGTTTGCAGTATTTGTATTTATTCAAAACATCTAATTTTATCAATATACAAACTCTCTTTCGGTGTGTACTTTAtataattccaaacttttttaatttggttactACTCATTCCCCTAAACCAAGTAAATGGTTGGAATTAGGTCTAATACAGCGCCGGCCACcactttca
This window of the Mercurialis annua linkage group LG5, ddMerAnnu1.2, whole genome shotgun sequence genome carries:
- the LOC126683123 gene encoding uncharacterized protein LOC126683123, encoding MSAQEDDWVQLAFTDDTLVVQLLSALKQTVSSSSLSPPQQPYKAFSPALKIDWSVRQRRSKQISRKKSDAATRASPTTPLSWSGGTSSVSGGGFEESSCLPATNKTVDTARSKVAVTNETQTTKRSRKKRTLHELKEEESFLLTERISLKNLLDTLRLTVENQRAENESLKRLKVDLLSRQTPHIIRAAVKAEEIHSLTSKQINLSHSMSQLTAACNKLETFSSDATFQKQEDGDSKSGFMLPDLNVAVEDYSGTDILCGIS